One genomic segment of Pleurodeles waltl isolate 20211129_DDA chromosome 11, aPleWal1.hap1.20221129, whole genome shotgun sequence includes these proteins:
- the NEFM gene encoding neurofilament medium polypeptide — protein MSYTLESLGNPSYRRIAETRTGYSRTSASPSSGFRSQSWSRGSPSTISASYKRSNLAAPRAYSSTVLSSSDSLDFSQSSLHNGDSKFLSRSNEKEQLQGLNDRFAGYIEKVHYLEQQNKEVEAEIQALRQKQTSHSQLGDVYDQEIRELRALLEQVNHEKAQIQLDTDHIEEDIQRLKDRYEDEARLRDDTEATIRAMKKDIEEASMIKVELDKKLQSLQDEVVFFRNNHEEEVNELLAQIQASQITVERKDYQKTDITSALKEIRSQLECHTDKNMQQAEDWFKCRYTKLTEAAEQNKEAIKSAKDEISEYRRQLQSKSIELESVRGTKESLERQLNDIEERHNMDLGSYQETIQQLDNELRGTKWEMARHLREYQDLLNVKMALDIEIAAYRKLLEGEETRFSAFSGSIVAPSFPPRQTPVKITPSKVQKSKAEPPKLKVHHKFVEEIIEETKVDNERCEMDAALAALAEEYAANAAEKEAAPEEQEEQEEAIEEEVVSAVRATVASAAPEVEEEREEEGEEKAEEEEAEEAGEGEAEGSEKEEAEEISEKEEGEEAEEEEGGEEATEEGEAEADEEKEETETAEEKESEVKSEEEGEAEADVEETIVEETIVSVKALSQASAPDVEAEEGNENEEEKAEGDEEEAGGEEEEAEEAEEQQEASEEQEEATEEQETATEEQEEEAEEQEESTEDKAESTEDQEEATEEKEEATEEQEEVVKEQEETTEEQEETAEEQEEAAEEQEEATEEQEESTEGQGEDAEEQEEVASEEEQDTSDKDKAASPDKDEDSIEEAITVSKAVKVGSSNEEAKKSEDEEEADEEEEGDKTSKETEKEDTAVNGDVQDKESEEEEENVKEKEVSEEDKGVVTNGLDESPSEDKDSNEKSKETVVITKKVEKITDEDGDGTTKYITESVTVTQKVEEHDETIQERLVSTKKIEKVTSSSRVVVKEVNEGD, from the exons ATGAGCTATACACTGGAATCACTGGGCAACCCCTCCTATAGGAGGATTGCGGAGACTCGGACCGGCTACAGCAGGACAAGTGCCTCGCCGTCCAGTGGCTTCAGGTCGCAGTCCTGGTCCCGGGGCAGCCCCAGCACCATCTCCGCCTCCTACAAGAGGAGCAACTTGGCCGCGCCAAGGGCGTACAGCTCCACTGTCCTCAGCTCGTCAGACAGCCTGGACTTTAGCCAGTCTTCGCTGCACAATGGTGACTCCAAGTTCTTGTCTCGGTCCAATGAGAAGGAGCAGCTTCAGGGGCTGAATGACCGCTTTGCCGGCTACATTGAGAAGGTCCACTACTTGGAGCAGCAGAACAAGGAAGTTGAGGCTGAAATCCAGGCCCTGCGGCAGAAGCAGACGAGCCACTCTCAGCTGGGCGATGTCTATGATCAGGAGATACGGGAGCTGCGTGCCCTGCTGGAGCAAGTCAACCATGAGAAGGCTCAGATTCAGCTGGACACAGAtcacattgaggaggacatccagCGGTTGAAGGACCGCTATGAGGATGAAGCACGGCTGAGGGACGACACAGAAGCCACCATCCGAGCCATGAAAAAGGACATTGAAGAGGCCTCCATGATCAAAGTGGAGCTAGACAAGAAGTTGCAATCCCTCCAGGATGAGGTGGTCTTCTTCCGAAACAATCACGAGGAGGAAGTGAATGAGCTTCTCGCCCAGATACAGGCATCCCAGATCACAGTTGAGAGGAAAGACTACCAGAAGACGGATATCACCTCCGCCCTGAAGGAGATACGCTCCCAGCTGGAGTGCCACACCGACAAAAACATGCAGCAGGCAGAGGACTGGTTCAAGTGCCGCTATACCAAACTCACAGAGGCAGCTGAGCAGAACAAGGAGGCCATCAAGTCTGCCAAGGATGAAATCTCTGAGTATCGGCGTCAGCTGCAGTCCAAGAGTATAGAGCTGGAGTCAGTGAGGGGCACAAAGGAGTCCCTAGAAAGGCAGCTGAATGATATTGAGGAGCGCCACAACATGGACCTCGGTTCCTACcag GAAACTATCCAGCAGCTGGACAATGAGTTGCGGGGCACGAAGTGGGAGATGGCGCGTCACCTGCGAGAATACCAGGACCTCCTGAATGTCAAGATGGCCCTCGACATCGAGATTGCTGCATACAG GAAATTGCTGGAAGGTGAGGAGACCAGATTCAGTGCCTTTTCTGGAAGCATTGTAGCCCCTTCTTTTCCGCCCAGGCAAACTCCCgtgaagattacacccagcaaagTACAGAAATCCAAGGCTGAGCCTCCAAAGTTAAAAGTTCATCACaagtttgtggaggaaatcatTGAAGAGACAAAGGTGGATAATGAGAGATGTGAAATGGATGCTGCCCTTGCTGCATTGGCAGAGGAATATGCTGCCAATGCTGCAGAAAAAGAGGCGGCCCCAGAAGAGCAGGAGGAACAAGAGGAGGCCATTGAGGAGGAAGTTGTTTCTGCTGTAAGAGCAACAGTTGCATCTGCAGCTCCTGAGGTAGAAGAGGAGcgagaagaggagggagaggaaaaggcggaagaggaggaggcagaagaggcagGAGAAGGAGAAGCTGAAGGATCTGaaaaagaggaagcagaggaaatttcagaaaaggaggagggtgaggaggctgaagaggaggaaggtgGAGAAGAGGCAACAGAAGAAGGTGAGGCCGAAGCTGatgaagagaaagaagaaacagaGACAGCAGAAGAAAAGGAGTCAGAGGTCAAAagtgaagaagaaggagaagctgAGGCTGATGTTGAGGAAACTATTGTGGAGGAGACAATTGTGAGTGTAAAGGCATTGTCACAGGCATCAGCACCAGATGTAGAGGCAGAAGAAGGTAATGAAAATGAAGAAGAGAAAGCggaaggtgatgaggaagaagctggaggagaagaggaagaagcagaggaagccGAGGAGCAGCAAGAAGcctcagaagaacaggaggaagcTACAGAAGAGCAGGAAACAGCCACAGAGGAgcaagaagaagaagcagaagaacaagaAGAATCAACAGAGGACAAGGCAGAATCTACAGAAGATCAAGAAGAGGCcactgaagaaaaagaagaagctacggaagagcaagaagaagttgtaaaggaacaggaagaaacaacagaggagcaggaagaaacaGCAGAAGAGCAGGAAGAAGCAGCTGAAGAGCAGGAAGAAGCCACTGAGGAACAGGAAGAATCCACAGAAGGCCAGGGGGAAGATGCTGAAGAACAGGAAGAGGTTGCTAGTGAAGAAGAGCAGGATACATCTGATAAAGACAAAGCTGCCTCTCCAGACAAAGACGAAGATAGTATAGAAGAGGCCATCACTGTTTCTAAAGCAGTTAAGGTTGGTTCCTCAAATGAAGAAGCCAAAAAGTCAgaagatgaagaggaggcagatgaggaagaagagggtgacaaaaCTTcaaaagagacagaaaaggaagaCACAGCAGTGAATGGTGATGTCCAAGACAAagagagtgaggaggaagaggaaaatgtgaaagaaaaggaagtgagtGAGGAAGACAAAGGAGTTGTCACCAATGGCTTAGATGAAAGCCCCTCAGAAGACAAGGATAGCAATGAAAAGAGCAAGGAGACAGTTGTGATCACTAAAAAGGtggagaaaataacagatgaagatggtgatggaACCACCAAATACATCACTGAATCCGTGACAGTCACGCAGAAAGTGGAGGAGCACGATGAAACAATTCAGGAACGACTAGTGTCCACCAAAAAGATTGAGAAAGTGACCTCCAGCTCACGGGTAGTAGTGAAAGAGGTCAATGAAGGTGATTGA